Proteins encoded by one window of uncultured Methanobrevibacter sp.:
- a CDS encoding radical SAM protein has translation MDSNIFDMLKQANETTLKHHGNLITLERAVFLSWWCDKGDCAFCYMSTQKNKIKDPKKARRNISNIYAEAEMCKRLDWNIEFLSGGYESFTTQEIKEIATTIKDITGEGVWLNTGITDELNEYGSEIKGITGAVEVANPQIHEKVCPSKKLDDISNMLDVAGDLGFKKAITIILGLGETLDDVQYVIDYIKNHKIDRVIFYSLNPHKETIYANSSQPASIYYAQVVAQVRLAFPDIEIICGTWIDNLANIGILILSGANGITKFPLFKMFGTKYGKRVEEEVKWAGRELKGTFTDKSKLGEKKSDVSPELDKFIKRYVKESLKNKY, from the coding sequence ATGGATTCTAACATATTTGATATGCTTAAACAAGCTAATGAAACAACTTTAAAACATCATGGAAACTTAATTACACTTGAAAGAGCTGTTTTCTTATCCTGGTGGTGTGATAAGGGAGATTGTGCTTTTTGTTATATGTCAACACAAAAAAACAAAATTAAAGACCCCAAAAAAGCCAGACGAAACATAAGCAATATTTATGCAGAAGCAGAAATGTGCAAACGTCTTGACTGGAATATTGAATTTTTATCCGGAGGATATGAATCATTCACCACACAGGAGATAAAAGAAATTGCAACAACAATAAAAGACATTACCGGCGAAGGAGTTTGGTTAAATACTGGAATAACAGATGAATTAAATGAATACGGCTCAGAAATTAAAGGAATAACCGGAGCTGTTGAAGTAGCGAATCCACAAATCCATGAAAAAGTTTGTCCTTCTAAAAAATTAGATGATATAAGCAATATGCTAGATGTAGCCGGAGATTTAGGATTTAAAAAAGCAATAACAATAATATTAGGACTTGGTGAAACATTAGATGATGTCCAATATGTTATTGATTATATCAAAAATCATAAAATTGACAGAGTAATATTCTACTCCCTAAATCCACATAAAGAAACTATTTATGCAAACTCATCCCAACCTGCATCCATTTATTATGCCCAAGTCGTAGCCCAGGTCAGACTTGCATTTCCAGATATTGAAATAATATGTGGAACATGGATCGATAACCTTGCAAATATTGGAATATTAATATTAAGTGGAGCCAATGGAATAACCAAATTCCCATTATTTAAAATGTTTGGGACAAAATATGGTAAAAGAGTCGAAGAAGAAGTTAAATGGGCAGGACGTGAACTGAAAGGAACTTTTACAGATAAAAGTAAGTTAGGTGAGAAAAAAAGTGATGTTTCACCGGAACTTGACAAATTTATTAAAAGATATGTTAAGGAATCATTAAAAAATAAATATTAA
- a CDS encoding TrkA family potassium uptake protein, with protein MYVIIMGGGRVGLALANLLIEDGYDITLIESDESLCSEVAAELDALVICGNGTSSKLLEESNIEDADFFIATTGNDEANLLSCILVRKYDVPNIIARVSNPDHEEAFKEVGIDQVISPEITAAGYLQKIVTRPNVAELITLGEGDAEILDMTITNDKIIGKRFKDISPTKEYIIIATYQHGKLVIPQPDNTISRGEKVSVLVKRGNFKKVSKKLEK; from the coding sequence ATGTATGTAATCATTATGGGTGGAGGTCGTGTTGGACTTGCACTTGCGAATTTATTAATTGAAGATGGATATGACATTACATTAATTGAAAGTGACGAGTCATTATGTAGCGAAGTTGCAGCAGAGCTTGATGCATTGGTTATTTGTGGAAATGGAACCAGTTCCAAGTTGCTTGAAGAAAGTAATATTGAGGATGCTGATTTCTTTATTGCTACAACCGGAAATGATGAAGCAAACTTACTTTCATGTATTCTCGTTAGAAAATATGATGTTCCAAATATAATCGCACGTGTAAGTAATCCTGATCACGAAGAAGCATTTAAGGAAGTTGGAATAGACCAAGTAATCAGTCCAGAGATTACAGCAGCAGGATATCTTCAAAAAATCGTTACAAGACCAAATGTTGCTGAATTAATCACACTTGGGGAAGGAGATGCTGAAATCCTTGATATGACAATAACTAACGATAAAATAATAGGAAAACGTTTTAAAGACATTTCCCCAACAAAAGAATACATTATTATTGCTACGTACCAACACGGAAAATTAGTTATTCCACAGCCGGACAATACCATTAGCCGTGGAGAGAAAGTTTCCGTTCTTGTTAAAAGAGGAAACTTTAAAAAAGTTTCTAAAAAATTAGAGAAGTAG
- a CDS encoding ABC transporter permease, translating into MFDTVAEKKFLLKQLVKKDLTAKYKDSVLGILWSFFNPLLIMIVFTAIFSMLFGRSIENYPVYFLSGRLIYDFYNSATKGAMRSIKRHASLLKKIYVPKYMFSVSAVCYEFVNFLISFVILFGVMIVTGAQFHLTSIYAIIPVFLLVILIFGVGLILAVCNTYFSDIGYLYNVFTLILMYASALFYPMEIVPGTVQKIFTLNPVYSAISCFRESVVYGVVPDLSTLSYLAAFAFTVFFIGILLFNIYDKKLALEI; encoded by the coding sequence ATGTTTGATACAGTCGCTGAAAAGAAGTTTTTACTAAAACAACTAGTCAAAAAGGATTTAACTGCAAAATATAAGGATTCTGTATTAGGGATACTTTGGAGTTTCTTTAATCCTCTTTTAATCATGATAGTGTTTACTGCAATTTTTTCAATGCTGTTCGGTAGATCCATTGAAAATTATCCAGTTTACTTTTTATCAGGAAGATTAATATACGATTTCTATAATTCTGCTACAAAAGGAGCTATGAGATCTATAAAAAGACATGCAAGTCTTTTAAAGAAGATTTATGTTCCAAAATATATGTTTTCAGTAAGTGCAGTATGTTATGAATTCGTTAACTTCCTAATTTCATTTGTAATATTATTTGGAGTGATGATAGTCACTGGTGCACAGTTCCATTTAACAAGCATATATGCAATTATACCAGTATTTTTATTAGTGATACTGATATTCGGAGTGGGATTGATTTTAGCAGTATGTAACACATATTTTTCAGATATTGGATATTTATACAATGTATTTACTTTAATTTTGATGTATGCATCAGCATTATTCTATCCTATGGAAATCGTACCTGGAACTGTACAAAAAATATTTACACTAAATCCAGTATACTCCGCAATTTCATGTTTTAGAGAATCTGTTGTGTATGGTGTTGTTCCGGATTTAAGCACATTATCTTATTTGGCTGCATTTGCATTTACAGTATTTTTCATAGGCATTTTACTATTCAACATTTATGATAAAAAATTAGCATTAGAAATTTAG
- a CDS encoding ABC transporter ATP-binding protein, with protein MGVLDRFQRNKNNSMQKLDSEVAIEVTDLVMEFKVTKDKIDTLKEYVIRTLKRNKKAKRKIRILDGISFEVKRGERVGILGFNGSGKSTLLRIISGIYEPTEGTVKINGKVAPLLAISAGFDKNYTGKNNIFLNGAFLSMDENYLKEKYDEIVEFSELGEFINYPVKNYSKGMQAKLGFSVATAIKPDILILDEVLGVGDIKFKKKSNAKIQSMMKEGVTVLLVSHSIGQIKKICDRCIWIENGKIVMEGEAKEVCDAYVKSSKKK; from the coding sequence ATGGGCGTATTGGATAGATTTCAAAGAAATAAAAATAATTCCATGCAAAAACTGGATTCAGAAGTCGCCATTGAAGTAACAGATTTGGTAATGGAATTTAAAGTTACAAAAGATAAAATTGATACCCTTAAAGAATATGTTATTAGGACACTGAAACGTAACAAAAAAGCTAAAAGGAAAATTAGAATTCTTGATGGAATTTCATTTGAAGTTAAAAGAGGAGAAAGAGTAGGAATTCTTGGTTTTAACGGATCTGGAAAAAGTACTCTTTTAAGAATAATATCCGGAATTTATGAACCTACAGAAGGTACCGTTAAAATTAATGGAAAAGTGGCACCGTTACTTGCAATTAGTGCGGGTTTTGATAAAAACTACACTGGAAAAAATAATATTTTCCTAAATGGCGCCTTTTTAAGTATGGATGAAAATTACCTTAAAGAAAAATATGATGAAATCGTTGAATTTTCAGAACTTGGAGAATTTATTAATTATCCTGTTAAAAATTATTCAAAAGGTATGCAAGCAAAATTAGGTTTTTCAGTTGCAACTGCAATTAAACCTGACATATTAATACTTGATGAGGTATTGGGAGTAGGAGACATCAAATTCAAAAAGAAAAGTAACGCAAAAATCCAATCAATGATGAAAGAAGGTGTTACTGTGCTTCTTGTTTCTCACTCCATAGGGCAAATCAAGAAAATTTGTGACAGATGCATTTGGATTGAAAATGGAAAAATTGTAATGGAAGGAGAAGCAAAGGAAGTTTGCGACGCTTATGTAAAAAGCAGTAAAAAGAAATAA
- a CDS encoding CDP-glycerol glycerophosphotransferase family protein, translating to MSEFKFTAIVLGSNSVNELKKTLNSFTNQTLNFRENIEIIVIDNKANYIKNIFNEDDDKNIKYIESNSPTAANIGLENANGEYIIILHANDYISENTLEDTLKLIENDKDVDLITIPIYYYKNGRKERYLDYSINENGIFDLNKNSEFVQLLGPSTIIKKEAIKDIRYLDEYNHHLAFLNEISLDSPKLGICKQGSFFIENIEEKILPTEEIALNNKEYLKFIDNNLNTIIKKSESNFQEIPKFVQYELLNQLKWLSAIEYSKEELDLTRLKPFVESIDDNIILNNLLIENDTKIFLFKLKYDQIPKDLIEKLNLNTVFIDIYDIINNKLNILASLTTLTDIKLDIIVNGEKINTTIKKFPQYDKYSLGHKYASDYSIEATIPLSESKKYEIRWETENVRLKIDFSRPCNFSKSIGYGKTKHYISILKENRIIVKRKTTLNWIKQELSTQINMIRRHESGFLKALPFRMAYMLSYPFLKNKRIWFYMDRPDEPDDNGLHLFKYSVKQNEDIDKYFIIDANNEDFDEIKKIGKVLPYKSFKHRLLGLYVENIISSHPDNEIIYPFWGGYPFFAGLLKSNNIFLQHGILKDDISDWLNRKNMNLSFFLVSSKKEYDSTFKYPYNYGKKVIQLKGLPRYDNLKNVEDKHEIIIMPSWRRYLTRKSNEYIAETEYFKRFNSLINNEKLIEKAKEHNYEIIFRPHPNVYNFIELFDENDYVKIDYEKTKFQTLFNNGSLLITDYSSVAFDFAYLYKPVIYYQYGNDYHFDTERSFFDYESMGMGEVCKNEDELVDLIIEYIENDCKIKQKYSKRIDNFFLFNDKNNCKRVHEAIKEIPLKD from the coding sequence TTGAGTGAATTTAAATTTACTGCAATAGTGCTGGGAAGCAATTCAGTTAATGAACTTAAAAAAACTCTCAACTCATTTACTAATCAAACATTAAATTTTAGGGAAAATATTGAAATCATTGTCATTGACAACAAAGCAAACTATATAAAAAATATTTTCAATGAAGACGATGATAAAAATATAAAATATATCGAATCAAATTCTCCAACAGCAGCAAATATCGGACTTGAAAATGCTAACGGAGAATATATTATTATTTTACATGCAAATGATTATATTTCAGAAAATACATTAGAAGATACTTTAAAGCTAATTGAAAATGATAAAGATGTGGATTTAATAACCATACCAATTTATTACTATAAAAATGGAAGAAAAGAAAGATATCTAGATTACTCTATTAATGAAAATGGAATATTTGATTTGAATAAAAATTCTGAATTTGTCCAGTTGCTAGGACCTTCAACAATTATCAAAAAAGAAGCCATAAAAGACATTCGATACTTGGATGAATATAACCACCACCTTGCTTTTTTAAATGAAATATCATTAGACAGTCCAAAATTAGGAATTTGCAAACAAGGAAGTTTTTTTATTGAAAATATTGAAGAAAAAATACTTCCAACAGAAGAAATTGCCCTAAATAATAAGGAATATTTAAAATTCATAGATAATAATCTCAATACAATTATCAAAAAAAGCGAAAGCAATTTTCAAGAAATTCCAAAATTTGTTCAATATGAACTATTAAATCAACTTAAATGGCTTTCAGCCATAGAATATTCTAAAGAAGAACTAGATTTAACCAGATTAAAACCTTTCGTTGAAAGTATTGATGATAATATAATTTTGAATAACCTTTTAATTGAAAATGACACTAAAATCTTTTTATTCAAATTAAAATATGACCAAATTCCAAAAGATTTAATTGAAAAACTAAATTTGAATACTGTGTTTATTGATATTTACGACATAATCAATAACAAGCTGAACATATTGGCCAGCTTGACAACGCTTACAGATATAAAGCTAGATATCATAGTTAACGGAGAAAAAATAAATACAACCATAAAAAAATTCCCACAATATGATAAATACAGTTTAGGACATAAATATGCTTCAGATTATTCAATTGAAGCAACAATACCATTATCAGAAAGTAAAAAATATGAAATTAGATGGGAAACAGAAAATGTACGATTAAAAATTGATTTTTCAAGGCCATGTAACTTTTCAAAATCCATTGGATATGGTAAAACAAAACACTACATCAGTATCTTAAAAGAAAATAGAATAATAGTAAAAAGAAAAACAACATTAAACTGGATAAAGCAAGAATTAAGCACCCAAATAAACATGATAAGACGTCATGAATCGGGCTTTTTAAAAGCATTGCCATTTAGAATGGCTTATATGCTAAGCTATCCGTTTTTAAAAAATAAAAGAATATGGTTTTATATGGATCGCCCAGATGAGCCTGATGACAATGGATTGCATCTTTTCAAATATTCCGTCAAACAAAATGAAGACATTGATAAATACTTCATCATAGATGCAAACAATGAAGATTTTGATGAAATTAAAAAAATAGGTAAAGTTCTGCCATATAAATCATTTAAACATAGACTTTTAGGATTATATGTTGAAAACATAATATCTTCCCACCCGGACAATGAAATAATTTATCCCTTTTGGGGAGGTTATCCATTCTTTGCAGGTCTTTTAAAATCAAACAATATATTTCTACAACATGGGATCCTTAAGGATGATATTTCAGATTGGTTAAATAGAAAAAACATGAATTTGTCTTTCTTTTTGGTCAGTTCAAAAAAGGAATATGATTCAACTTTTAAATACCCTTACAATTATGGAAAAAAAGTCATTCAACTAAAAGGCTTGCCCAGATATGACAACCTTAAAAATGTAGAGGACAAACATGAAATAATCATTATGCCCTCTTGGAGAAGATACCTCACTAGAAAATCAAATGAATATATTGCTGAAACAGAATATTTTAAACGATTCAACAGTTTAATAAACAATGAAAAATTAATTGAAAAAGCCAAAGAGCATAATTACGAAATCATATTTAGGCCCCATCCAAATGTTTACAATTTTATAGAGTTATTTGATGAAAACGATTATGTTAAAATAGATTATGAAAAAACTAAGTTTCAGACATTATTTAATAATGGGTCATTGCTGATAACCGATTATTCCTCAGTAGCTTTTGATTTTGCATATTTATATAAACCTGTGATTTATTATCAATATGGTAATGATTATCATTTTGATACTGAAAGAAGCTTTTTTGACTATGAAAGTATGGGGATGGGAGAGGTATGCAAAAATGAAGATGAACTTGTTGATTTGATAATTGAATATATTGAAAATGACTGCAAAATTAAACAAAAATATTCCAAACGAATTGATAATTTTTTCCTATTTAACGATAAGAACAATTGCAAACGAGTTCATGAAGCAATAAAGGAAATCCCTTTAAAGGATTAA
- the gatB gene encoding Asp-tRNA(Asn)/Glu-tRNA(Gln) amidotransferase subunit GatB, translating to MMCGLEIHVQLETESKLFCDCPTNYQDAPINSNICPICLNQPGAKPHPTNEKALENALMIALMLNCEIDQDVIYFMRKHYDYPDLPSGYQRTSVPIGINGELNGIRIREIHAEEDPGQFKPDRGTVNFNRSGIPLVEIVTEPDIKSPEEARNFLKELIRVLQYSGGARGEGTMRADVNISINGGNRVEMKNVNSIKGAYKALKFELVRQKNLMKRGVEVKQETRAYLESQMITVGMRMKEDADDYRFITDPDLPPMKISDETIQRILETMPEAPHNKVKRFVEDYDIDEESAKVLTSELDLAIAYEEVVKEVDSKFAAKIMRDELKRVLSYNKLDFADSGITSEDLIEFLKMLQDKEITAKAGHKIIEQMPNNDKTPKEIAEELGLLGVVKDDEVLAAVKQAIDENPKAVEDYLNGQKASINFLVGQVMRLTRGKADPGETVKLLKENIE from the coding sequence ATGATGTGTGGACTTGAAATCCACGTACAATTAGAAACCGAATCAAAATTATTCTGTGATTGTCCTACCAATTATCAGGACGCACCAATAAATTCAAACATCTGCCCAATCTGTTTGAACCAACCAGGTGCTAAACCACATCCAACAAATGAAAAAGCATTGGAAAATGCATTGATGATAGCTTTAATGCTTAACTGTGAAATTGATCAAGATGTAATCTATTTCATGAGAAAACATTACGATTATCCTGATTTACCTTCAGGTTATCAAAGAACTTCCGTTCCTATTGGAATTAATGGAGAATTGAACGGAATTAGAATCAGAGAAATACACGCTGAAGAGGACCCGGGTCAATTTAAACCGGACAGAGGTACTGTTAATTTTAACCGTTCCGGAATTCCTTTAGTCGAAATTGTTACAGAACCAGATATAAAATCTCCAGAAGAAGCTAGAAACTTTTTAAAAGAACTAATACGTGTTTTACAATATAGTGGAGGAGCTCGTGGAGAAGGTACCATGAGAGCTGACGTTAACATTTCCATCAATGGAGGAAACAGAGTGGAAATGAAAAACGTTAATTCCATTAAAGGTGCTTACAAAGCATTGAAATTTGAGCTTGTAAGACAGAAAAATCTTATGAAAAGAGGAGTTGAAGTAAAACAGGAAACTCGTGCATACCTAGAATCACAAATGATTACTGTTGGAATGAGGATGAAAGAAGATGCTGATGATTACAGATTCATTACCGATCCAGATTTACCTCCAATGAAAATTAGTGATGAAACCATTCAAAGAATTCTAGAAACCATGCCTGAAGCTCCACACAACAAGGTTAAAAGATTTGTTGAAGATTATGATATTGATGAAGAATCAGCGAAAGTTTTAACATCAGAACTCGATTTAGCAATTGCATATGAAGAAGTCGTGAAAGAAGTCGATTCTAAATTTGCAGCTAAAATTATGAGAGATGAACTTAAAAGAGTTCTTTCATATAATAAATTAGACTTTGCAGACAGCGGAATTACATCTGAGGATTTGATTGAATTCTTAAAAATGCTTCAAGATAAAGAAATTACAGCAAAAGCAGGTCATAAAATCATCGAACAAATGCCTAATAATGATAAAACTCCAAAAGAAATTGCTGAAGAATTAGGATTACTCGGTGTTGTAAAAGACGATGAAGTATTAGCTGCTGTAAAACAAGCCATTGATGAAAATCCAAAAGCCGTTGAAGATTACTTAAATGGTCAAAAAGCTTCCATCAACTTCTTGGTAGGTCAAGTAATGAGATTAACTCGTGGAAAAGCTGACCCTGGTGAAACAGTAAAATTATTGAAAGAAAATATTGAATAG
- a CDS encoding CBS domain-containing protein, whose amino-acid sequence MAGKKSYVKDYMTKNVINVTPDTKTDDVINLMKESRHNSYPVVDNGKLVGMITAFDIISKEWADTVKDLMTKKLVVANQDLTINDASRVMFRRGISRMPVVDGNGTLVGIITNTDMVRSHIERSTPTKVEYFKKTMEQLYGIKTTLKHMPVETNKLRPTQDKVYADELEGRAYELEKGLAEPAIVVKTGNRWILVDGHHRAVASKQKGYETVDSYVVDLGQDIKLGMEKTADRAGIRTFNDIEIIDDDKHPLIALTESMQDQASEDDD is encoded by the coding sequence ATGGCAGGGAAAAAATCTTATGTTAAAGATTATATGACTAAAAATGTTATCAATGTTACTCCAGATACAAAAACAGATGATGTTATTAATTTAATGAAAGAAAGTCGTCACAATAGTTATCCAGTTGTGGATAATGGCAAATTAGTTGGTATGATTACTGCATTTGACATAATATCAAAAGAATGGGCAGACACAGTTAAAGATTTAATGACAAAAAAATTAGTAGTCGCCAACCAAGATTTAACTATCAACGATGCATCAAGAGTAATGTTTAGAAGAGGAATTTCAAGAATGCCTGTTGTAGATGGAAACGGAACATTAGTTGGAATTATTACAAACACAGATATGGTAAGATCACATATCGAAAGATCAACACCAACTAAAGTCGAATACTTTAAAAAGACCATGGAACAATTATACGGAATCAAAACCACATTGAAACACATGCCTGTTGAAACCAATAAATTGAGACCTACACAAGACAAAGTTTATGCAGACGAACTTGAAGGAAGGGCTTATGAATTGGAAAAAGGATTGGCAGAGCCTGCAATTGTTGTAAAAACTGGAAACCGTTGGATTTTAGTTGATGGTCACCACAGAGCAGTAGCATCCAAACAAAAAGGATACGAAACAGTGGATTCATATGTCGTCGATTTAGGTCAAGACATCAAATTAGGTATGGAAAAAACTGCAGACAGGGCAGGAATTCGAACATTCAATGATATTGAAATTATTGATGATGACAAACATCCATTAATTGCACTTACAGAAAGTATGCAAGATCAAGCATCTGAGGATGATGATTAA
- the larB gene encoding nickel pincer cofactor biosynthesis protein LarB — MKDILERLVNGELTVEEAENLLKADAILEFDDVAKFDIKRNNRTGFPEAIFAESKDYDDLILIIRQYLENSDDDLIITKLSLERYENILNDLGNDSFIFDYNRRAKILVIRKQIAKKDPVAKIGIITAGTSDINIAEEARVIVEEGGCEAITSYDIGVAGIHRLFPQIAHMVKEGVRAFIVCAGMEGALPSVVAGLVDVPVIGVPTSIGYGVGEGGRVALDAMLQSCAPGIAVVNIDNGFGAGVFALSIVNTD; from the coding sequence ATGAAAGATATTCTTGAAAGATTGGTTAATGGAGAACTTACTGTTGAAGAAGCTGAAAATCTTCTAAAGGCCGATGCAATTTTGGAATTTGATGATGTTGCTAAATTTGATATAAAAAGGAATAATCGTACAGGTTTTCCCGAAGCAATCTTTGCTGAAAGTAAGGATTATGATGATTTGATTTTAATTATTAGGCAATACCTTGAAAACAGTGATGATGATTTGATTATAACAAAATTGTCTCTTGAAAGATATGAAAATATTTTAAATGATTTGGGAAATGATTCCTTTATTTTTGATTACAACAGAAGGGCCAAAATTTTAGTTATTAGAAAACAAATTGCTAAAAAAGACCCTGTTGCAAAAATAGGCATTATTACTGCAGGAACTTCAGACATTAACATTGCTGAAGAGGCAAGAGTGATTGTTGAGGAAGGAGGATGTGAAGCCATCACTTCTTATGATATTGGTGTTGCCGGAATCCACAGGCTGTTTCCGCAGATTGCCCATATGGTTAAGGAAGGTGTTCGTGCATTCATTGTTTGCGCTGGGATGGAGGGGGCGTTGCCTTCTGTTGTTGCAGGTTTAGTTGACGTTCCCGTTATCGGTGTTCCGACTTCCATTGGTTATGGTGTAGGTGAAGGTGGAAGAGTTGCACTTGATGCAATGCTTCAGTCATGTGCTCCTGGAATTGCTGTTGTAAATATTGATAATGGTTTTGGAGCGGGTGTTTTCGCTCTCAGTATTGTAAACACTGATTAA
- the hisE gene encoding phosphoribosyl-ATP diphosphatase, with protein MDNDKIIREVYEVLESRRDNPIDSYTSNIMQDSDKKAEDKILEKIAEEAGEVLLAAKNDENLVYESVDLIFHTLLILVYKGVEIDEVFEEFSRRRK; from the coding sequence ATGGATAATGATAAAATCATACGCGAAGTATACGAAGTTTTAGAATCAAGAAGGGACAATCCCATTGATTCTTACACATCAAATATAATGCAAGACAGCGATAAAAAAGCTGAAGACAAAATACTTGAAAAAATAGCTGAAGAAGCCGGGGAAGTTTTACTTGCTGCCAAAAATGATGAAAATTTAGTATATGAATCTGTTGATTTGATTTTCCACACACTTTTAATTTTAGTTTACAAAGGTGTGGAAATTGATGAAGTCTTTGAGGAATTCTCCCGAAGAAGAAAATAA
- the hjc gene encoding Holliday junction resolvase Hjc has translation MAKKGSAEERDLVHKLWERNFAAMRAPASGGATKNPLPDVVAGNGKLYLAIEVKTTTKDKVYIDAPQIEALCEFSKIFGAKAYIGVRFKYTKWLFLEPKNTPRTRNGNYKVEKDYALEKGFEIDEIAGIDKQMKF, from the coding sequence ATGGCTAAAAAAGGTTCAGCCGAAGAAAGGGATTTGGTACATAAACTTTGGGAAAGGAATTTTGCAGCTATGAGGGCTCCAGCATCTGGAGGTGCAACTAAAAATCCATTACCTGATGTTGTAGCTGGAAACGGTAAATTATATTTGGCAATTGAGGTTAAAACGACTACTAAAGATAAAGTTTATATCGATGCTCCTCAAATTGAAGCACTTTGTGAATTTTCAAAAATATTTGGTGCGAAGGCTTATATTGGAGTTAGATTTAAATACACTAAATGGTTGTTTTTAGAACCTAAAAATACTCCTCGTACTCGTAATGGAAATTATAAAGTAGAAAAAGATTATGCTCTTGAAAAAGGCTTTGAAATTGATGAAATAGCTGGAATTGATAAACAAATGAAATTTTAG
- a CDS encoding MBL fold metallo-hydrolase, with protein sequence MSSNDIIFILGFNYDSNCYLINGNTLVDTGAGDNKDYLFSKLRENGVEPENIELIINTHCHFDHIGGNYLFPNAKIAVHKADAISMKNEDSLGTSMSAFSHEGNSKVDIELEDGDEIANFTVIHTPGHTAGGICLWDGENLISGDTIFAGGGVGRMDIGGNYDDMKNSVEKLTRLDIKNIYPGHGPIVENNGKEHIKMSYSLLL encoded by the coding sequence ATGAGTTCTAATGATATTATTTTTATTTTAGGTTTTAATTATGATTCTAATTGTTATTTGATTAATGGCAATACTTTAGTGGATACTGGTGCGGGAGATAATAAAGATTATCTGTTCTCTAAACTTCGTGAAAATGGTGTTGAACCGGAGAATATTGAATTAATTATCAATACTCACTGTCACTTTGACCATATTGGTGGAAATTATCTGTTTCCAAATGCTAAAATTGCAGTTCATAAAGCGGATGCAATTTCAATGAAAAATGAAGATTCTTTAGGCACATCAATGTCTGCCTTTTCTCATGAGGGCAATTCGAAAGTGGATATTGAGCTTGAAGATGGTGATGAAATTGCAAATTTTACAGTCATTCATACCCCTGGTCACACTGCCGGCGGAATCTGTTTATGGGATGGTGAAAACTTAATATCAGGCGACACTATCTTTGCTGGTGGTGGAGTCGGTAGAATGGATATTGGAGGAAACTATGATGATATGAAAAATAGCGTTGAAAAATTGACAAGGTTAGATATTAAAAATATCTATCCCGGCCATGGCCCTATTGTAGAAAATAATGGAAAAGAACATATTAAAATGTCTTATTCTCTACTTCTCTAA